One window from the genome of Immundisolibacter sp. encodes:
- a CDS encoding transposase, which produces TVLTTPANVNDVTQAHGLLHGQETVALGDAGYQGVAKRPENRDAPVTWHVALRPGVRRALPDDALGRLQERIEQVKASLRAKVEHPFHIVKNLFKHRKTRYRGLAKNQAQLFTLFGLANLVLAGWRLRARDTLSAS; this is translated from the coding sequence CACGGTGCTGACCACGCCGGCCAACGTCAACGACGTGACCCAGGCACACGGCCTGCTGCACGGGCAGGAAACGGTCGCGCTGGGTGATGCCGGCTACCAGGGCGTGGCCAAGCGTCCCGAGAATCGGGACGCGCCGGTCACCTGGCACGTGGCGCTGCGCCCGGGCGTGCGCCGGGCCCTGCCCGACGATGCGCTGGGCCGGCTGCAGGAAAGGATCGAACAGGTCAAGGCGAGCCTGCGGGCGAAGGTCGAGCATCCGTTTCACATCGTCAAGAACCTGTTCAAGCACCGCAAGACGCGTTACCGGGGGCTGGCCAAGAACCAGGCGCAGTTGTTCACGCTGTTCGGCCTGGCCAACCTGGTACTGGCCGGCTGGCGCCTCAGGGCGCGCGACACCCTCAGTGCGTCCTGA
- a CDS encoding catechol 2,3-dioxygenase, translating to MSILRIGKVAINVLDLAEARRHYGDFLGLTETASAPGTAYFKGWDEYDHHSVILKENDRAGLDHVAFKVRFPDDLARIESTCERFGFPVQRVSAGSRIGEGEAVATTLPTGHRIEFYQQMERVGIAVGNTNPEPWPDDRRGVGVNRFDHVLLTGEDLEGVTRFFVEGLDFHQSERLINKEGGLLASFLHVTNKAHDIAFIKGPNGKLHHVGFYVETWDDVLRAADLQSRHRVRTELTPSRHGLTRGLTTYFFDPSGNRNETYAGGTFPHYDNDVVTWTEDEAARAIFFHGREMIPSFGSALT from the coding sequence ATGAGCATCCTGCGTATCGGCAAAGTCGCCATCAATGTCCTGGACCTGGCCGAGGCGCGCCGGCACTACGGCGATTTTCTGGGCCTTACCGAAACCGCCAGCGCGCCCGGCACCGCCTATTTCAAGGGCTGGGACGAGTACGACCACCACAGCGTGATCCTCAAGGAAAACGACCGCGCCGGTCTGGACCACGTGGCCTTCAAGGTGCGTTTTCCGGACGATCTGGCCCGCATCGAGAGCACCTGCGAGCGCTTCGGCTTTCCGGTGCAGCGCGTGTCCGCCGGCAGCCGCATCGGCGAGGGCGAGGCCGTGGCCACCACGCTGCCGACCGGGCACCGGATCGAGTTTTACCAGCAGATGGAGCGGGTCGGCATCGCGGTCGGCAACACCAACCCGGAGCCCTGGCCAGACGACCGGCGTGGCGTGGGCGTGAACCGCTTCGACCACGTGCTGCTGACCGGCGAGGATCTGGAAGGCGTGACGCGCTTTTTCGTGGAAGGGCTCGACTTTCACCAGAGCGAGCGGCTGATCAACAAGGAAGGCGGCCTGCTGGCGAGCTTCCTGCACGTCACCAACAAGGCGCACGACATCGCCTTCATCAAGGGCCCGAACGGCAAGCTGCACCACGTCGGCTTCTACGTAGAGACCTGGGACGACGTGCTGCGCGCGGCCGATCTGCAATCCCGCCACCGGGTGCGTACCGAACTGACCCCGTCCCGCCACGGCCTCACGCGCGGCCTGACCACGTACTTCTTCGACCCGTCCGGTAACCGCAACGAGACCTACGCCGGCGGCACCTTCCCCCACTACGACAACGACGTAGTCACCTGGACCGAGGACGAGGCGGCGCGGGCCATCTTCTTCCACGGCCGGGAAATGATCCCCAGCTTCGGTTCCGCGCTGACCTGA
- a CDS encoding class I adenylate-forming enzyme family protein, which produces MPESRGPNLRQALHRTARHHADNEALADSQHRYTYRQMLARAQQTAALLFGLGVRKGDRVALMMLPSTIHPIALYGCWELGAVPVALHVREKLPVLVKTLERISPRALIYDGSFAEQVAHIRAQVPLITGYVRARSEATPPDQIRSGAEPVIPDDLDRYPLDFEPMALAGHDLAAIVLTSGTTGIPKGVLHTHAKLVESCRAAVYPFGLTPHSSTLNMFTTSFMGWSNLALPYFNIGARQVFHDHWDPKRVLRTIAEERLTNLLLVPTMWRLLLREDVESHDLSSLRQVGFAGEVMDLPTLEAIRRRICPRIINCYSTTETAVSGGTAMFPEDLARPDKIESVGKPLLNSEVRVVAAGGSPDDELPPGEEGEILISGPSLAQEFWCDPPLSREKFVGPWWRSGDLGTFDADGYLYVRGRVDDMIISGGINVMPGPVENVLLAHPDVAEAAVVGLPDPQWGQRIVAFVVRKNPALSDTALDAVVQASDLPGYQRPREYRFLDELPRGNSGKTNRRALRQMAEGG; this is translated from the coding sequence ATGCCCGAATCCCGCGGCCCGAACCTGCGCCAGGCCCTGCACCGCACCGCCCGTCACCACGCGGACAACGAGGCGCTGGCGGACTCGCAGCACCGCTACACCTACCGGCAGATGCTGGCGCGCGCACAGCAGACCGCCGCCCTGCTGTTTGGCCTGGGCGTGCGCAAGGGCGACCGGGTGGCGCTGATGATGCTGCCGTCCACCATCCACCCGATCGCGCTGTACGGCTGCTGGGAACTGGGCGCCGTGCCGGTGGCCCTGCACGTGCGCGAGAAACTGCCGGTGCTGGTCAAGACGCTGGAGCGCATCTCGCCGCGGGCCTTGATCTACGACGGCAGCTTCGCCGAGCAGGTGGCGCACATCCGCGCCCAGGTGCCGCTGATCACCGGCTACGTGCGCGCCCGCAGCGAGGCCACGCCGCCCGACCAGATCCGCAGCGGCGCCGAGCCGGTGATCCCGGATGATCTGGACCGCTACCCGCTCGACTTCGAGCCGATGGCGCTGGCCGGGCACGACCTGGCGGCCATCGTGCTGACTTCCGGCACCACGGGCATCCCCAAGGGCGTGCTGCACACCCACGCCAAGCTGGTGGAAAGCTGCCGCGCGGCCGTCTACCCGTTCGGCCTGACGCCGCACAGCAGCACGCTGAACATGTTCACCACGTCCTTCATGGGCTGGTCGAACCTGGCCCTGCCCTACTTCAACATCGGCGCCCGGCAGGTGTTTCACGACCACTGGGACCCGAAGCGCGTGCTGCGCACCATTGCCGAGGAGCGCCTGACCAACCTGCTGCTGGTGCCCACCATGTGGCGGCTGCTGCTGCGCGAGGACGTGGAAAGCCACGACCTGTCCTCGCTGCGCCAGGTCGGCTTTGCGGGCGAGGTGATGGACCTGCCGACGCTGGAGGCCATCCGCCGCCGCATCTGCCCGCGCATCATCAACTGCTACTCCACCACCGAGACCGCCGTGTCCGGCGGCACGGCCATGTTCCCGGAGGACCTGGCCCGGCCCGACAAGATCGAGAGCGTCGGCAAGCCGCTGCTGAATTCCGAAGTGCGCGTGGTGGCGGCCGGCGGCAGCCCGGACGATGAACTGCCGCCCGGCGAGGAAGGCGAAATCCTCATCAGCGGCCCGTCGCTGGCGCAGGAGTTCTGGTGCGACCCGCCGCTGTCGCGGGAAAAATTCGTCGGCCCGTGGTGGCGCTCCGGCGACCTTGGCACCTTCGACGCCGACGGCTATCTGTACGTGCGCGGCCGGGTCGACGACATGATCATTTCCGGCGGCATCAACGTCATGCCCGGACCGGTCGAGAACGTGCTGCTGGCGCACCCGGACGTCGCCGAGGCGGCCGTGGTCGGCCTGCCGGACCCGCAGTGGGGCCAGCGCATCGTGGCCTTCGTGGTACGCAAGAATCCCGCCCTCAGCGACACAGCCCTGGACGCCGTGGTGCAGGCATCCGACCTGCCCGGCTACCAGCGCCCGCGCGAATACCGCTTCCTGGACGAACTGCCCCGCGGCAACAGCGGCAAGACCAACCGGCGAGCGCTGCGCCAGATGGCCGAGGGCGGGTAG
- a CDS encoding DUF262 domain-containing protein: protein MSVEEEINDRIGEVRTDTFDMSFGEISNLHKNRELVIQPEYQRLFRWSNQQRSHLIESILLELPIPQIFVIENQDGVLELIDGLQRTSTVLQFIDPDSVGLDPLTLEGCTLIRALNGLTFHDLPLSLRLSLKRAPIRTVVIKKQSRGFLRYEMFKRLNTGGANLEPQEIRNCSARMIGNEGVKFYSFLVDLTQDSNFSACSDYLPQPEKEKKGAEELVLRFFATKNARNLFRGSVRDWLDNYMEQVLLEHHVFDYAQEEAEFRNVFRLARTKLGETAFLRYRGTMPVGSLPPAYFEAISIGISNTKADIEHKSADTLRNVITALVQSDAFRAVTGPGANSREKMETRIQLVTDALRNA, encoded by the coding sequence ATGTCGGTTGAAGAAGAAATCAATGATCGTATCGGAGAAGTCCGCACGGACACCTTTGACATGAGCTTCGGTGAAATTTCCAACTTGCACAAGAATAGGGAGCTTGTCATTCAGCCGGAATATCAAAGATTGTTTCGTTGGAGCAACCAGCAAAGATCTCACCTCATAGAATCCATCTTGCTAGAGTTGCCAATCCCGCAGATTTTTGTAATCGAAAACCAAGACGGGGTTTTAGAACTTATTGATGGGCTACAACGTACTAGTACCGTTTTGCAGTTTATCGATCCAGATTCAGTCGGCCTTGACCCCTTGACTCTCGAGGGCTGTACGCTTATCAGGGCCTTGAATGGCCTGACGTTTCACGATCTTCCGCTAAGTCTTCGGCTAAGTCTGAAGCGCGCGCCGATCCGTACTGTCGTCATAAAAAAACAAAGCAGGGGCTTTTTGCGATATGAAATGTTTAAGCGACTCAACACCGGCGGGGCGAATTTGGAGCCCCAAGAAATCCGAAATTGCTCTGCTCGAATGATAGGAAATGAGGGAGTTAAGTTTTACTCATTCCTCGTGGACTTAACGCAGGATTCCAATTTCTCCGCGTGCTCGGATTACCTACCACAACCCGAAAAGGAAAAGAAAGGTGCTGAGGAGCTTGTTCTCCGCTTTTTTGCTACGAAAAACGCGCGAAACCTTTTTCGGGGCAGCGTTCGCGATTGGCTAGACAACTACATGGAGCAGGTGCTGTTGGAACATCATGTGTTTGACTATGCGCAGGAGGAAGCCGAATTCCGCAATGTGTTTAGGCTTGCGAGGACCAAACTTGGGGAAACTGCATTTTTAAGATATCGTGGAACCATGCCCGTTGGATCACTGCCACCCGCATATTTTGAGGCTATTTCTATTGGCATTTCAAATACAAAGGCGGACATCGAACATAAAAGCGCCGATACTCTTCGAAACGTAATCACAGCTCTTGTTCAGTCTGATGCTTTTCGAGCGGTTACGGGTCCCGGCGCGAATTCCCGGGAAAAGATGGAGACAAGAATCCAGCTTGTCACTGACGCGCTAAGAAACGCATGA
- a CDS encoding MAE_28990/MAE_18760 family HEPN-like nuclease yields MKSQSDELEEDLRWREAELASLKRLAIFHSENEIVYRATLRACWALLYAHFEGFTKFAWELLLDKVEAEKLSVKELSREFQALALEKKFQMLRGNTETKMLWEFFSTILPAELENSAAFHPDCRLQTDSNLWPNVFERECARVGINSNILSDERSRIKTLVARRNDIAHGKNMTIKSVDEYTEYENAAFLVLHDLAVQVLSLLEDQQYLQKS; encoded by the coding sequence ATGAAATCGCAGTCGGACGAACTGGAAGAAGATCTACGTTGGCGGGAGGCAGAGCTGGCGTCGTTGAAGCGACTGGCCATTTTTCATAGTGAGAACGAAATAGTTTATCGCGCAACATTGCGCGCGTGCTGGGCGCTGCTTTATGCCCATTTCGAAGGATTTACCAAATTCGCCTGGGAGCTTTTACTAGATAAAGTTGAGGCCGAAAAACTTTCTGTTAAAGAACTTTCGAGGGAATTCCAAGCCCTCGCGTTGGAAAAAAAGTTTCAAATGCTTAGAGGGAATACTGAAACGAAAATGCTTTGGGAGTTTTTTAGCACGATCTTACCTGCTGAGCTCGAAAACTCTGCGGCATTTCATCCGGATTGTAGGCTACAAACAGACAGCAACTTGTGGCCGAATGTATTCGAAAGGGAGTGCGCTAGAGTTGGCATAAATTCCAATATTTTGTCGGATGAAAGATCCCGAATAAAAACGTTAGTTGCACGCCGCAACGATATCGCCCACGGCAAAAATATGACGATCAAATCCGTAGATGAATACACTGAATATGAAAACGCTGCATTTCTAGTTTTGCATGATCTAGCTGTTCAGGTGTTAAGCTTGCTTGAAGATCAGCAGTATCTCCAAAAAAGCTAA
- a CDS encoding transposase yields MPHYVRADIPGGTFFFTVALLERRRRLLVENIATLREAFRGVRHRYPFTIDAIVILPDHLHCVWTLPPADADFSTRWRLIKAAFARGIAAGERLSERRQRTGERGIWQRRFWEHAIRDAADLTRHVDYIHYNPVKHGHADHVVDWPYSSFHRYVERGVYPPDWAAGSAVRGVSFE; encoded by the coding sequence ATGCCGCACTACGTTCGTGCTGACATCCCTGGCGGCACCTTCTTCTTCACCGTCGCCCTGCTCGAACGCCGCCGCCGGCTATTGGTCGAGAACATCGCGACGCTGCGCGAAGCGTTTCGCGGCGTCCGGCATCGGTATCCGTTCACCATCGACGCCATCGTGATCCTCCCGGATCACCTGCACTGCGTCTGGACACTGCCGCCCGCCGATGCCGATTTCTCCACCCGCTGGCGATTGATCAAAGCCGCCTTCGCGCGCGGCATCGCGGCTGGGGAACGGCTGTCCGAACGACGCCAGCGCACCGGCGAGCGAGGCATCTGGCAGCGGCGCTTCTGGGAACACGCGATCCGCGATGCGGCCGACCTGACCCGACACGTGGACTACATCCATTACAACCCCGTGAAACACGGCCACGCCGACCACGTTGTGGACTGGCCGTATTCGTCATTTCACCGCTACGTCGAGCGCGGTGTTTATCCACCGGACTGGGCCGCCGGATCAGCAGTGCGCGGGGTGAGTTTCGAGTAG
- a CDS encoding type ISP restriction/modification enzyme → MSQVLINQYLAQLDLLKKVGGTHRESVVREAFKDLLKGWGRQHDLVFIPEYKLDSATRDTRFVDGALLHELRVPFGYWEAKDAKDDLDEEIAFKFKRGYPQDNIVFEDSTQAVLIQNRAEVMRCGVTDVQQLEKLLKLFFAYERAEIADFRKAVAQFKTDLPAVLEALRAMIEAQFASNAAFREASAAFLTHAQEAINPALTAADVREMLIQHILTEEIFSKVFDSEFHRDNNVARELYKLEETFFTGGLKRATLKGLEAYYAAIRAAAAQIGSHHEKQAFLKLIYENFYKVYNPKAADRLGVVYTPGEIVRFMIEGADWLCEKHFGRNLIDKNVEILDPATGTGTFVCELLEHFRGQPAKLAHKYREELHANEVAILPYYVANLNIEATYAAITGEYEEFKNLCFVDTLDNVGLHTAAHGVTHDLFGSVSEENVARIKRQNARKISVIIGNPPYNANQVNENDNNKNREYPSIDKRIKQTYIHESTAQKTKLYDMYARFFRWASDRLAADGVLTFVTNRSFIDSRTFDGFRKVVAQEFAEVYVMDLGGDVRANPKLSGTKHNVFGIQTGVAISFLVKRHGAAGKKGARVFYARRPEMETAEEKLAWLGSARASELAFDEVRPDAKQNWLNVTSNDFDELMPVATKEAKQASEASRSKVIFKLFSLGIVTNRDEWVYSDDQSSLEDRVRFFCDAYAADAERWRRSAQRQATSDFVDRGIKWTSELETHMQRGTALAYDPSNVYESLYRPYVRRLTYFAPAITHRPYQNFSVFPSPSTRNPGFSFSAEDRAGFAVLAFDRLPNKDMFLPNAGQTVCLWRWDEAGNRIDNITDWALKQFQQHYQPGSGKKSQPITKEAIFHYVYAVLHDPVYREKYAQNLKREFPRIPFYADFWQWAGWGKALMDMHIGYESVEPWPLTRIDVPDDKARAAGQSPKPVLKSDKDAGTITLDSETTLTGVPREAWAYQLGNRCAIDWVLDQHKEKKPKDPTIRARFDTYRFADHKDAVIDLLRRVTRVSVETVDITARMKAAPH, encoded by the coding sequence ATGAGCCAAGTCCTGATCAACCAGTACCTCGCCCAGCTCGACCTTCTGAAAAAGGTCGGCGGCACGCACCGCGAGTCGGTGGTGCGCGAGGCCTTCAAGGACCTGCTCAAGGGCTGGGGCCGCCAGCACGACCTGGTCTTCATCCCCGAGTACAAGCTCGACAGCGCCACCCGGGACACCCGCTTCGTCGACGGCGCGCTGCTGCACGAGCTGCGCGTGCCGTTCGGCTACTGGGAGGCCAAGGACGCGAAGGATGACCTGGACGAGGAGATCGCCTTCAAGTTCAAGCGCGGTTACCCGCAGGACAACATCGTGTTCGAGGACAGCACCCAGGCGGTGCTGATTCAGAACCGCGCCGAGGTGATGCGCTGCGGCGTCACCGACGTGCAGCAACTGGAGAAGCTGCTCAAGCTGTTCTTCGCCTACGAGCGGGCCGAGATTGCCGACTTCCGCAAGGCCGTCGCGCAGTTCAAGACCGACCTGCCGGCCGTGCTGGAAGCCCTGCGCGCCATGATCGAGGCGCAGTTCGCCAGCAATGCGGCGTTTCGCGAGGCATCGGCCGCGTTTCTGACGCACGCGCAGGAGGCCATCAATCCGGCGCTTACGGCCGCCGACGTGCGCGAGATGCTGATCCAGCACATCCTGACCGAGGAAATCTTCTCCAAGGTCTTCGACAGCGAGTTCCACCGCGACAACAACGTCGCCCGCGAGCTGTACAAACTGGAGGAAACCTTCTTCACCGGCGGCCTGAAGCGGGCCACGCTCAAGGGGCTGGAGGCCTACTACGCCGCCATCCGCGCCGCGGCCGCGCAGATCGGCAGCCACCACGAGAAGCAGGCCTTCCTGAAGCTCATCTACGAGAATTTCTACAAGGTCTACAACCCCAAGGCCGCCGACCGGCTGGGCGTGGTCTACACGCCCGGCGAGATCGTGCGCTTCATGATCGAGGGCGCCGACTGGCTGTGTGAGAAGCACTTCGGGCGCAACCTGATCGACAAGAACGTCGAGATCCTCGACCCGGCCACCGGCACCGGCACCTTCGTCTGCGAGCTGCTGGAGCACTTTCGCGGCCAGCCGGCCAAGCTCGCGCACAAGTACCGCGAGGAACTGCACGCCAACGAGGTGGCGATCCTGCCCTACTACGTGGCCAACCTGAACATCGAGGCCACCTACGCCGCCATCACCGGCGAATACGAGGAGTTCAAGAACCTGTGCTTCGTGGACACGCTCGACAACGTCGGCCTGCACACCGCCGCCCACGGCGTCACGCACGACCTGTTCGGCAGCGTCAGCGAGGAGAACGTGGCGCGCATCAAGCGCCAGAACGCCCGCAAGATCAGCGTCATCATCGGCAACCCGCCGTACAACGCCAACCAAGTGAACGAAAACGACAACAACAAGAACCGCGAATACCCGAGCATCGACAAGCGCATCAAGCAAACCTACATCCACGAGAGCACGGCGCAGAAGACCAAGCTGTACGACATGTACGCGCGCTTCTTTCGCTGGGCCAGCGACCGGCTGGCGGCCGACGGCGTGCTGACCTTCGTGACGAACCGCAGCTTCATCGACAGCCGCACCTTCGATGGCTTCCGCAAGGTGGTGGCGCAGGAGTTCGCCGAGGTCTATGTGATGGACCTGGGCGGCGACGTGCGCGCGAACCCGAAGCTGAGCGGAACGAAACACAATGTGTTCGGCATCCAGACCGGCGTGGCGATCAGCTTCCTCGTCAAGCGCCACGGCGCGGCGGGCAAGAAGGGCGCGCGCGTGTTCTATGCACGGCGGCCGGAGATGGAGACGGCGGAGGAGAAGTTGGCTTGGTTGGGCAGCGCGCGGGCGTCGGAGTTGGCCTTCGATGAAGTGCGGCCGGATGCGAAGCAGAACTGGCTGAACGTTACGAGTAATGACTTCGATGAGTTGATGCCGGTGGCAACGAAGGAGGCCAAGCAAGCAAGTGAGGCGTCCCGGAGCAAGGTGATCTTCAAACTGTTCTCTTTGGGCATCGTCACGAATCGCGACGAGTGGGTCTACTCCGACGACCAGTCCTCGCTTGAAGACAGGGTGCGGTTCTTCTGCGATGCTTATGCGGCCGACGCCGAGCGTTGGAGGCGCTCCGCGCAACGGCAAGCGACAAGCGACTTCGTTGATCGCGGAATCAAATGGACCAGCGAACTCGAAACACACATGCAGCGCGGCACAGCGCTGGCGTATGACCCCAGCAATGTCTACGAGTCGCTCTATCGGCCGTACGTGCGGCGCCTCACCTACTTCGCTCCTGCGATAACGCACCGTCCGTATCAGAACTTCAGCGTCTTCCCGTCGCCCAGCACGCGGAATCCCGGTTTCAGCTTTTCAGCAGAAGACCGCGCGGGGTTTGCAGTCCTCGCCTTCGACAGATTGCCCAATAAGGACATGTTCTTGCCGAACGCCGGGCAGACCGTCTGCTTGTGGCGGTGGGACGAAGCGGGCAACCGCATCGACAACATCACCGACTGGGCGCTGAAGCAGTTCCAGCAGCACTACCAGCCCGGCAGCGGCAAGAAGAGCCAGCCGATCACCAAGGAAGCCATCTTCCACTACGTCTACGCGGTGCTGCACGACCCTGTGTACCGCGAGAAGTACGCGCAGAACCTGAAGCGCGAATTCCCGCGCATTCCGTTTTATGCGGATTTTTGGCAGTGGGCGGGCTGGGGCAAGGCGCTGATGGATATGCACATCGGCTACGAAAGCGTCGAGCCGTGGCCGCTCACCCGCATCGACGTGCCGGACGACAAGGCCCGCGCCGCCGGCCAGAGCCCCAAGCCGGTGCTCAAATCCGACAAGGACGCCGGCACCATCACGCTGGACAGCGAGACCACGCTCACCGGCGTGCCGCGCGAGGCCTGGGCCTACCAGCTCGGCAACCGCTGCGCCATCGACTGGGTGCTCGACCAGCACAAGGAAAAGAAGCCCAAGGACCCGACCATCCGCGCCAGGTTCGACACTTACCGCTTCGCCGACCACAAGGACGCGGTGATCGACCTGCTCCGGCGCGTGACGCGTGTCAGCGTCGAGACCGTCGACATCACAGCGCGCATGAAAGCCGCACCGCATTGA
- a CDS encoding NAD-dependent epimerase/dehydratase family protein yields the protein MRVLITGGTGFIGAEVVRQLVAEGGHQIAVFHVSGAQQRLADIADRVTLIRGDVGNVSHVLDAVKQSRPEAIFHLGAILSTASDLDPAAAMHANVNGTFNVLEAARILEVPQVLFASTIGTYALGMTGERIDDLTLQRPLSFYGTAKLFGEGAGNFYRHRYGLDFRGIRFPGICGPGVRTPGAAQFHSWVVEECAKGRPYTIEVAPHTRVPIVYVKDAARGVLQLSRAPREQLKQFNYLINGVPPTPSAEALADLVRERVPGARIDFRVDAKRQAFVDRLMKPVDDRFAREEWGWNPAYDTGAMLDDFLADLAAHPQRYPD from the coding sequence ATGCGAGTTCTGATCACCGGCGGTACTGGTTTCATCGGCGCCGAAGTGGTGCGCCAACTGGTTGCGGAAGGCGGGCACCAGATCGCCGTGTTCCACGTCAGCGGCGCGCAGCAGCGCCTGGCGGACATCGCGGACCGGGTGACGCTGATCCGCGGCGACGTCGGCAACGTCAGCCACGTGCTGGACGCGGTCAAGCAATCTCGCCCGGAGGCCATCTTTCACCTGGGCGCGATCCTGTCCACGGCCTCGGACCTGGACCCCGCGGCGGCCATGCACGCTAACGTGAACGGCACCTTCAACGTGCTGGAAGCCGCGCGCATTCTGGAGGTGCCGCAGGTGCTGTTCGCCAGCACCATCGGCACCTACGCGCTCGGCATGACCGGCGAGCGCATCGACGACCTGACGCTGCAGCGGCCGCTGTCGTTCTACGGCACGGCCAAGCTGTTCGGCGAGGGTGCCGGCAATTTCTACCGCCACCGCTACGGGCTGGACTTTCGCGGCATTCGTTTTCCGGGCATCTGCGGCCCGGGCGTGCGCACGCCGGGCGCGGCGCAGTTCCATTCCTGGGTGGTCGAGGAATGCGCCAAGGGCCGGCCGTACACGATCGAAGTCGCGCCCCACACCCGCGTGCCCATCGTGTACGTGAAGGATGCCGCCCGCGGCGTGCTGCAACTGTCCCGCGCGCCGCGGGAACAGCTCAAGCAGTTCAATTACCTCATCAACGGCGTGCCGCCGACGCCCAGCGCGGAGGCCCTGGCCGATCTGGTGCGCGAGCGGGTGCCGGGGGCGAGGATCGATTTTCGGGTCGATGCAAAGCGCCAGGCCTTCGTCGACCGGCTGATGAAGCCGGTCGACGACCGGTTTGCCCGCGAGGAATGGGGCTGGAATCCGGCCTATGACACGGGCGCCATGCTGGATGATTTTCTGGCCGATCTGGCCGCCCACCCGCAGCGTTATCCGGACTGA
- a CDS encoding 4-hydroxythreonine-4-phosphate dehydrogenase PdxA: MSPIVATVIGDPCGVGPEVVLKALATGQPQKQSRPLLIGSLAALEKTRAACGIDVALRAVADSADARYEPGVIDVLDPVPLDPAQLVFGRASAACGEAVLHWLETAERLGRAGAVQASIMAPVDSTAIRLTGKLKDLDDLQPAGTWLLRVSGALRVVPIAEHVLMRDVPATVTQANVLALLRLLDDTLKRYGLAQPRIAVAGLNPHAMGPEDREQIAPAVEQARAEGIVASGPISPDAVFRQCIEGRHDAVVSMYHDQGQIAVKTAVFEGACSIYIGLPYVHLSIPHGSAYDIAGKGIAQHKSMLSAMLTAAALAAGRGFL, from the coding sequence ATGTCGCCCATCGTTGCCACCGTCATCGGCGATCCCTGCGGTGTCGGTCCGGAAGTCGTGCTCAAGGCGCTGGCCACCGGGCAGCCGCAGAAGCAGTCGCGCCCGCTGCTGATCGGCAGCCTGGCGGCGCTGGAAAAAACCCGCGCCGCCTGCGGCATCGACGTCGCGCTGCGAGCGGTTGCCGACAGCGCCGACGCGCGTTACGAGCCGGGCGTCATCGACGTGCTGGACCCGGTGCCGCTCGATCCGGCGCAACTGGTGTTTGGCCGCGCGTCCGCCGCCTGCGGCGAAGCCGTTCTGCACTGGCTGGAGACCGCCGAACGGCTGGGCCGGGCCGGCGCCGTGCAGGCCAGCATCATGGCGCCCGTCGACAGCACCGCCATTCGCCTGACCGGCAAGCTGAAGGACCTCGACGACCTGCAGCCGGCCGGCACCTGGCTGCTGCGCGTCAGCGGCGCCCTGCGCGTGGTGCCGATCGCCGAACACGTGCTGATGCGCGACGTGCCGGCGACGGTCACGCAAGCCAATGTGCTGGCCCTGTTGCGGCTACTCGACGACACCCTGAAACGCTATGGCCTGGCGCAGCCGCGCATCGCCGTGGCGGGCCTGAACCCGCATGCCATGGGCCCGGAGGACCGTGAGCAGATCGCCCCGGCGGTGGAGCAGGCGCGCGCCGAGGGCATCGTCGCCAGCGGCCCCATATCGCCGGACGCGGTGTTTCGCCAGTGCATCGAGGGCCGCCACGACGCGGTCGTGTCCATGTACCACGACCAGGGACAGATCGCCGTCAAGACCGCCGTGTTCGAGGGCGCCTGTTCCATCTACATCGGCCTGCCCTACGTGCACCTGTCGATCCCGCACGGCAGCGCGTATGACATTGCCGGCAAGGGCATTGCGCAGCACAAAAGCATGCTGTCGGCGATGCTGACGGCCGCCGCGCTAGCGGCCGGGCGCGGGTTTCTGTAG